In Longimicrobium sp., a genomic segment contains:
- a CDS encoding Maf family protein, translated as MSDSPRIVLASQSPRRAELIGRLGLVFDTIPADLDESYRDGETPPEHAERLARDKAQHVAAAHPDALVVGSDTIVVVDGDVLGKPRDTAQAVEMLTRLAGREHEVCTGIAVVQGGRVESGLERVRVRFRALDRRACEEYVATGEPMDKAGAYGIQGFGSALVEGIEGDYFSVMGLPVVHMLKLFERFGWRYAFGELRRG; from the coding sequence ATGTCCGACTCGCCCCGCATCGTCCTCGCCTCCCAGTCCCCGCGCCGCGCCGAGCTGATCGGGCGGCTGGGGCTCGTCTTCGACACCATCCCCGCCGACCTGGACGAAAGCTACCGCGACGGCGAGACGCCCCCCGAACACGCCGAACGCCTGGCGCGCGACAAGGCCCAGCACGTCGCCGCCGCGCACCCGGACGCGCTTGTGGTGGGATCGGACACCATCGTGGTGGTCGATGGCGACGTGCTCGGCAAGCCGCGCGACACGGCGCAGGCGGTGGAGATGCTGACGCGGCTCGCGGGGCGGGAGCACGAGGTGTGCACCGGGATCGCGGTGGTGCAGGGGGGGCGCGTGGAGAGCGGGCTGGAGCGCGTCCGCGTCCGCTTCCGTGCGCTCGACCGCCGCGCGTGCGAGGAGTACGTCGCCACCGGCGAGCCGATGGACAAGGCGGGCGCGTACGGCATCCAGGGCTTCGGCAGCGCGCTGGTGGAGGGGATCGAGGGCGACTACTTCTCCGTGATGGGTCTGCCCGTGGTGCACATGCTGAAGCTGTTCGAGCGCTTCGGCTGGCGCTACGCCTTCGGCGAGCTGCGGCGCGGGTAG